In the genome of Bosea sp. BIWAKO-01, the window CGGTCAGTACCAGAGGCGCGGCCTTGATGAGTGCGGCCAGCCTCTCCGCGTCTTCGGGGAGGGGCCCCTTCGCCGCTTCGCGCAGCAGCGCAATCGCGGATGGAGCAAGGCCTGCAGCCTTGCGCAGATGATTGCTCAGCGTCACGCCTTTGCGACGATGCGCGAGGCGCTGGACCAGCAGCGCTGCCTCGTGATCGGGCCGCAGATCGATGGTGATGACCGCCCTGCCCTCGCGCAGGATCGTCTCGCGGATCGGGGCAGAAAGTGCATAGACCGCGCCGCCTTCCAGACCCGACGCATCGATCATCGCCTCGCCGGGCACGGATTGGCCGCCGAAGCTCAGGACGATGCGCTTCAACGGTACTCCAGCAAAACGCTCTCGCATGGTCTGGGACCAATCGACCGTGAAGCCGCCATTGGCCGGGCGCAGCGGCGCAATCGCAACCCCGCGCGCCGCCAGCAAGGGTGCCCAGCCACCATCCGAACCCAGCCGTGGCCAGCTCGCGCCGCCGAGCGCGAGCAGCGTCGCGTCCGGCTGCGCCTCGACATCGGCACCATCGCGGCTCCGGAACGTCAGAGCACCCGCCTCGCTCCAGCCGGTCCAGCGATGACCAGGCGCGAAGCTGACACCGAGTCCTTCGAGCCGGCGCAGCCATGCCCGCAGCAAGGGCGAGGCCTTCATGGCGCGCGGGAAGACGCGCCCGCTGCTGCCGACAAACGTATCCTGCCCGAGCGCATCGGCCCAGTCGCGCAGGGCTCGTGGCGGGAAGGCGCGAATGGCTGGCTCCAGCCAGGCTTGCGCATCGCGATAGCGGGGCAGGAAGCGGTCGAGCGGCTCGGAATGGGTAAGGTTCAATCCGCCGCGCCCGGCCAGCAGGAATTTGCGGGCCGGCGAGGGCATGCGATCGTAGATCGTGACGGTGTCCCCGGCTGCCGCGAGGCGCTCTGCCGCGATCAGCCCGGAGGGTCCTGCTCCGATGATGGCAATGTGGTGTGCTGGCATCGGTCTGGCTTGCCGTCAGCGCGCCCTGCGGTCAAGGGTGATCCGCCCTCAAGGGCGACCGACAGGGACGAACCATGCCGACCATCGCCGCCTATCTCGGCGCAGCCATTCTCGAAATCGCCGGCTGTTTCGCGTTCTGGGGCTGGCTCCGGCTCGGCAAGCCGGTCTGGTGGCTCGTGCCCGGACTGGTGTCGCTCGCCCTGTTCGCCTGGTTATTGACCCTGGCGGAGAGCGAAGCCGCCGGACGGGCCTATGCCGCCTATGGCGGCGTTTACATCGTCAGTTCGCTCGTCTGGCTCTGGGCCGTGGAAGGCTTTCGCCCCGACCGCTGGGACATTGCCGGCGGGCTGATCTGCCTCGCCGGCGCCGCGATCATCATCGCAGGGCCGCGCTAGGGCATCGGCCCGAAAAGTGGATTGCGGTTTTCTGGAAAGCCTATGCAGCCATAGAAAATCAGATCATCGGACCGGATTCGATATCCGACCCGATGATCCAAGTCTCAGCTCCGCGCAAAGGTCTCGTCGAAGGCGTAGCCGGCACCGCGAACGGTCCGCAGCGGATCCTTGGCGTTGTCAGGGGTGATCGCCTTGCGCAGCCGGCCAACATGGACGTCGACGGTGCGTTCGTCGATATAGACGTCGCGGCCCCAGACCGCGTCGAGCAGCTGGGCCCGGGAATAGACCCGCCCCGGCGCCTGCATCAGGAACTCGAGCAGGCGGAACTCGGTCGGGCCGAGATGCAGCTCGCTCCCTGAGCGGCGGACACGGCGGGTGGTGCGGTCGAGCTCGAGATCGCCGGCAGCCAGCAGGCCGGCGACATGACCCGGCTTGGCGCGGCGCAGCAGCGCCTGGATGCGAGCGATCAGCTCGGGCAGCGAGAACGGCTTGACGACATAGTCGTCGGCCCCGGTGGCGAGGCCGCGCACACGCTCGGTCTCCTCGCCGCGGGCGGTGAGCATGATGATCGGCACCCGCTCGGTATCGCGACGAGTCCGCAGCCGCCGGCAGAGCTCGATGCCGGAAAGACCCGGCAGCATCCAGTCGAGCAGCACGAGGTCCGGCGTATGATCGCGCAGATGCAGCTCGGCATCGTCGCCCCGCGCGACGCTATCGACCTCGAAGCCTTCGGCCTCGAGATTGTAGCGCAGCAGCAGGGTCAGCGGCTCTTCGTCCTCAACGATCAGGATGCGTGCAGGCATGTCTCACTCGGTCCCAAAGGTGTCGGGCGCCGGTCACTCACCGGTGGCGGCGTCCAGAAGGATATTGGTCGTGTCGAGCTTCGGACGGGCTGCGTCCAAGGCTTCGCCCGTAACGAGATAGTGGATCGTCTCGGCGATGTTGGTGGTGTGGTCGCCGATGCGCTCGACATTCTTGGCGCAGAACAGGAGATGCGTGCAGAAGGTGATGTTGCGCGGGTCTTCCATCATATAGGTAAGCAGCTCGCGGAAGAGCGAGGTATAGAGCGCGTCGATCTCGTCGTCGCGGCGCCAGACCTCCATGGCCTTCTGCTCGTTGCTGACGGCGTAAGCGTCGAGCACGTCCTTGAGCTGGGCCTGAACCAGGCGGCTCATATGCTCGAGGCCGACGACCGCGCGCGACGGCGGCTGGAACTGGCCGGAGATGGCGACTGCGCGCTTGGCGATGTTCTTGGCGAGATCGCCGACGCGCTCGATATCGGCGGCGATGCGGATGGCCGAGATCAGCTCGCGCAGATCGTTGGCGAGCGGCTGGCGCCGGGCGATGGTGAGCACCGCCTTCTCCTCGACCTCGCGCTGCAGATTGTCGAGGCGCTGGTCGGCGCTGATGACCTTCTGTGCCAGCCCGGTATCCCGGCGCACCAGGGCGACCGTCGAATCGCCGAGCATGCGCTCCGACATGCCCCCCATCTCGGCCAGGCTGCGGCGGATCCCCTCGAGATCGGCATCATAAGAGCGGACGATGTGATCAGTCATCGCGGCGTATCCTTTGTCGGCAAAGCAGTTGGAAGGCTGGGCGCCGGTTCAGCCGAAGCGGCCGGTGACGTAATCCTGCGTCTGCTTCTTGTGCGGGTTCATGAAGATGGTGTTGGTGGCGTCGAATTCGATCACCTCGCCGAGATACATGAAGGCGGTGTACTGCGAGATGCGCGCCGCCTGCTGCATGTTGTGGGTGACGATGACGATGGTGAAGTCGGTCTTGAGCTGCTCGAGCAGGTCCTCGATCTTGCCGGTCGAGATCGGATCGAGTGCCGAGGTCGGCTCATCGAACAGGATGACTTCCGGCTTCTGGGCAATGGTGCGCGCAATGCAGAGGCGCTGCTGCTGGCCGCCGGACAGGCCCATGCCGGAGGTCTTCAGCTTGTCCTTGACCTCGTCCCAGAGCGCGGAGCGGCGCAGAGCCCCTTCGACGCGATCATCGAGCTCGGATTTCGGCGGCTTCTCGTAGAGGCGGATGCCGAATGCGACATTGTCGTAGATCGACATCGGGAAGGGCGTT includes:
- a CDS encoding TIGR03862 family flavoprotein; its protein translation is MPAHHIAIIGAGPSGLIAAERLAAAGDTVTIYDRMPSPARKFLLAGRGGLNLTHSEPLDRFLPRYRDAQAWLEPAIRAFPPRALRDWADALGQDTFVGSSGRVFPRAMKASPLLRAWLRRLEGLGVSFAPGHRWTGWSEAGALTFRSRDGADVEAQPDATLLALGGASWPRLGSDGGWAPLLAARGVAIAPLRPANGGFTVDWSQTMRERFAGVPLKRIVLSFGGQSVPGEAMIDASGLEGGAVYALSAPIRETILREGRAVITIDLRPDHEAALLVQRLAHRRKGVTLSNHLRKAAGLAPSAIALLREAAKGPLPEDAERLAALIKAAPLVLTGLRPIERAISTAGGVAPAEIEEGFMLNRLPGTFAAGEMLDWEAPTGGYLLQACFATGVAAAAGIQAWLARS
- a CDS encoding YnfA family protein; the encoded protein is MPTIAAYLGAAILEIAGCFAFWGWLRLGKPVWWLVPGLVSLALFAWLLTLAESEAAGRAYAAYGGVYIVSSLVWLWAVEGFRPDRWDIAGGLICLAGAAIIIAGPR
- the phoB gene encoding phosphate regulon transcriptional regulator PhoB — protein: MPARILIVEDEEPLTLLLRYNLEAEGFEVDSVARGDDAELHLRDHTPDLVLLDWMLPGLSGIELCRRLRTRRDTERVPIIMLTARGEETERVRGLATGADDYVVKPFSLPELIARIQALLRRAKPGHVAGLLAAGDLELDRTTRRVRRSGSELHLGPTEFRLLEFLMQAPGRVYSRAQLLDAVWGRDVYIDERTVDVHVGRLRKAITPDNAKDPLRTVRGAGYAFDETFARS
- the phoU gene encoding phosphate signaling complex protein PhoU, producing MTDHIVRSYDADLEGIRRSLAEMGGMSERMLGDSTVALVRRDTGLAQKVISADQRLDNLQREVEEKAVLTIARRQPLANDLRELISAIRIAADIERVGDLAKNIAKRAVAISGQFQPPSRAVVGLEHMSRLVQAQLKDVLDAYAVSNEQKAMEVWRRDDEIDALYTSLFRELLTYMMEDPRNITFCTHLLFCAKNVERIGDHTTNIAETIHYLVTGEALDAARPKLDTTNILLDAATGE
- the pstB gene encoding phosphate ABC transporter ATP-binding protein PstB — translated: MLSTLELSPQALDAEAPVRIAVKNLDFYYGEHKALKNINLDFRDRHVTALIGPSGCGKSTLLRIFNRIYSLYPEQRATGEILLDGRNVISNDIDVNELRSRVGMVFQKPTPFPMSIYDNVAFGIRLYEKPPKSELDDRVEGALRRSALWDEVKDKLKTSGMGLSGGQQQRLCIARTIAQKPEVILFDEPTSALDPISTGKIEDLLEQLKTDFTIVIVTHNMQQAARISQYTAFMYLGEVIEFDATNTIFMNPHKKQTQDYVTGRFG